A genomic stretch from Candidatus Amarolinea dominans includes:
- a CDS encoding DUF262 domain-containing protein — MGDLNPTQRVIDVVGSIRRRRYQLPSIQRPFVWKQEQILRLLDSVMCGYPIGAVMLWKPPNDIRCRPFLEEYTSGEHALSRLPAPAEAHAYMVLDGQQRLQSLYMSFYGRYDGRCIYMRIDRMADESDDGLRYLFEFLLDNEAKADPAYVHLAELVKLGIEYVDEFVKRRLPGATDETQRIAVRIATRFISRFVIHESVLFQEVDDRLDYNDVLEVFERVNSGGTALSKSDLLFSTVKLKIPDMEERFLRMVDDLNDGGRHDFSTDFVIKTAFIVFGKKAKYDYKKLADSDFLDRLEADFDQLEKVMIALRVWLDTKALIKSSRFLRSKSALIPLVDYMMQNKRVYGPAEGDESDRMRQYLYVSFFARLYARAPDNILDQIHDLMIAAPRDSFPIGEIGGIIAKRERKGPYQFRDEYLWDLDLVLNIVDGGVLEIPQKRGWSLEHDHIFPRNQLQLRNIERDVDDVGNLRLLGKSRNISRSDTMPDGNTEFFGKADPELAILYKDAYSGLTQDAFSLFVQRRRALIRSRVTEFLGFEEKND, encoded by the coding sequence ATGGGAGACTTAAATCCCACTCAGAGGGTAATAGACGTGGTGGGCAGCATCCGCCGGCGTCGTTATCAACTCCCCAGTATCCAGCGGCCCTTCGTCTGGAAACAGGAGCAGATTCTTCGTCTTCTCGATTCGGTCATGTGCGGGTATCCCATCGGCGCGGTGATGCTCTGGAAACCGCCCAACGACATCCGGTGCAGGCCGTTTCTTGAAGAGTACACATCGGGCGAGCACGCGCTCTCACGGCTGCCTGCGCCCGCGGAAGCCCACGCCTACATGGTGCTCGATGGGCAGCAACGGCTTCAATCGCTTTACATGAGCTTCTACGGACGATATGATGGCCGGTGCATCTACATGCGAATCGATCGCATGGCAGATGAAAGTGACGATGGCCTCCGCTATCTCTTCGAATTCCTCCTAGATAACGAGGCCAAAGCTGATCCTGCCTATGTCCATCTGGCCGAGCTGGTGAAACTGGGTATAGAGTATGTAGACGAGTTCGTGAAACGCCGCCTCCCCGGTGCGACTGATGAGACTCAGCGAATCGCGGTCAGGATCGCCACGCGTTTCATCAGTCGCTTTGTCATCCATGAGAGTGTCCTCTTCCAAGAAGTGGATGACAGACTGGATTACAACGATGTTCTGGAGGTCTTTGAGCGAGTCAATTCCGGCGGCACGGCGCTCTCCAAGTCAGACCTACTTTTTTCAACTGTCAAGCTAAAAATCCCTGACATGGAAGAGCGCTTCCTACGCATGGTTGACGATCTCAACGACGGCGGCCGCCACGATTTCAGCACGGACTTTGTGATTAAGACGGCCTTCATCGTGTTCGGGAAAAAAGCCAAGTACGATTACAAGAAGCTGGCAGACTCGGATTTCCTGGATCGACTGGAGGCTGACTTCGATCAATTGGAGAAGGTGATGATTGCCCTCCGTGTATGGCTTGACACCAAGGCGCTCATCAAGTCGAGCCGGTTTCTGCGCAGCAAATCCGCCTTGATTCCGCTGGTGGATTACATGATGCAAAACAAGCGAGTCTACGGCCCAGCCGAAGGCGATGAGAGCGACAGGATGCGGCAGTACCTCTATGTATCTTTCTTCGCCCGACTGTATGCGCGGGCGCCTGACAACATCCTTGACCAGATCCATGACTTGATGATCGCTGCACCACGTGACAGCTTCCCCATTGGCGAAATCGGCGGCATCATTGCCAAGCGAGAACGAAAAGGGCCATACCAGTTCAGGGATGAGTATCTCTGGGATCTCGATTTGGTGCTCAACATCGTTGACGGCGGAGTTCTTGAGATTCCTCAGAAGCGCGGGTGGAGCCTGGAGCATGATCACATATTTCCCAGAAACCAGCTTCAATTACGCAATATCGAGCGTGATGTAGATGATGTTGGCAACCTCCGACTGCTGGGCAAGTCCCGTAACATCTCCAGGAGTGACACCATGCCGGACGGCAACACTGAATTCTTCGGTAAGGCCGATCCCGAGCTTGCCATTCTCTACAAGGACGCCTACTCCGGCCTCACCCAGGATGCCTTTTCCCTATTCGTTCAAAGGCGACGCGCGCTCATTCGCAGCCGAGTGACTGAGTTCTTGGGTTTCGAGGAGAAAAATGACTGA
- a CDS encoding DUF3644 domain-containing protein: protein MNYRGSYRHLLRNSRSAMLAAIEIYNKPAFEYRDECFVILLLNAWELVLKALLSKNGQSIFYPKRRREPYKTLSWSDAFARSEKWFPKGLPPLPVRRNLDLLSTYRDNAVHFYNARSFGSLIYALAQTSVVNYKDLLQSGFDVDLGKEISWQLLPLGLKPPVDPIEYIAQGTEDKKETGAAVRQFLSELAAATREVQDAGADTGRLLTVFTVRLESIKKIEKADVVVGVQKVQEASGPLVIERIRDPNISHPLRQKEVVSAIGELHGQRFTSYTFQALMWQHKFKDDPRYCWQAAEGVLTKYSRDVIAWIKRLSEQDVQKRFDQLQAVSPKQTEGRWAGWRNLDELPLLRRI, encoded by the coding sequence ATGAACTATCGCGGTTCGTATCGTCATCTCCTGCGTAACAGCAGGTCTGCAATGCTTGCGGCTATCGAGATCTATAACAAGCCAGCCTTCGAGTATCGCGATGAATGCTTCGTCATCCTGCTGCTCAATGCCTGGGAGTTGGTCTTGAAGGCGTTGCTGTCAAAGAACGGGCAATCCATCTTCTATCCGAAGCGGCGACGCGAGCCGTACAAGACCCTATCGTGGTCCGATGCTTTCGCCCGATCAGAGAAATGGTTCCCGAAGGGCTTGCCGCCACTGCCCGTGCGTCGAAACCTCGACCTGCTCAGCACGTACCGAGACAATGCGGTGCACTTTTACAATGCCCGGAGTTTCGGCTCGCTGATCTACGCTCTGGCCCAGACCAGCGTCGTGAATTATAAGGACTTACTACAGTCAGGATTCGATGTTGACCTAGGCAAGGAGATTTCGTGGCAACTGCTGCCGCTTGGCTTGAAGCCACCTGTGGATCCCATCGAGTACATCGCGCAGGGTACCGAGGACAAGAAGGAAACGGGAGCCGCCGTTCGCCAATTCCTGTCCGAACTTGCAGCAGCGACACGAGAAGTGCAGGATGCCGGTGCAGACACCGGTCGCCTGCTAACCGTCTTCACGGTAAGGCTTGAATCCATTAAAAAGATTGAGAAGGCAGACGTCGTGGTCGGCGTCCAGAAAGTTCAAGAGGCCTCCGGGCCCCTGGTGATTGAGAGGATACGAGACCCGAACATCAGCCACCCGCTTCGCCAAAAAGAGGTTGTGAGCGCGATTGGAGAACTTCACGGCCAGCGCTTCACTTCGTACACCTTTCAGGCGCTCATGTGGCAGCATAAGTTCAAGGATGATCCGCGCTATTGCTGGCAAGCAGCCGAAGGTGTGCTGACTAAATACTCGCGGGACGTGATCGCGTGGATCAAGCGATTGTCGGAGCAGGACGTTCAAAAACGCTTTGATCAACTACAAGCAGTTTCACCGAAACAGACGGAAGGCAGGTGGGCAGGATGGAGGAACCTAGATGAACTTCCCCTGCTACGTCGGATATGA
- a CDS encoding DUF4263 domain-containing protein, which produces MDVQNCIASMPVSEFVRVANVTDYLTEFERLATLDTEEAISRLREFLLDDVDFWVTFDLPQWVSICLLRKGVVGTRILADCLPKTSLTYQTRILETLWYASKRQLPSSLHGAAATLLPTLRFADEVVSEASAVLADFFIGAIDDRDKYGVLVNFLHTLWMLEANQSATSRSEILEAIAQGTIKITRRLIENLESLISQKSSESMYQEFLSKHPVFLDPLASEVIARQRLGLEHEIDYVIRRYDGRYLGVEIEKPQDLLFTESNDFRAGFTHAFGQVLDFQRWVDTHEEYARHLMPGISAPRPRCNGHESRLE; this is translated from the coding sequence ATGGATGTTCAGAATTGCATTGCGAGCATGCCTGTATCGGAATTCGTTAGGGTAGCCAATGTCACCGACTACTTGACGGAGTTCGAGAGATTGGCGACTCTTGATACCGAGGAAGCCATCTCCCGGCTGCGAGAGTTCCTACTAGATGACGTAGATTTTTGGGTTACGTTCGATTTACCACAATGGGTCAGCATTTGCCTCCTGAGAAAAGGGGTGGTGGGCACAAGGATTTTGGCCGACTGCCTGCCGAAGACGAGCTTGACCTACCAGACTAGGATTCTTGAGACGCTCTGGTATGCGAGCAAGAGGCAACTGCCTTCCTCCCTCCATGGTGCCGCGGCGACTCTTCTGCCGACACTGCGGTTTGCCGACGAGGTTGTCTCGGAAGCAAGCGCGGTGCTCGCAGACTTTTTCATCGGAGCCATTGATGACAGAGACAAGTATGGCGTTTTGGTCAACTTTCTACATACTCTTTGGATGCTGGAAGCCAATCAAAGCGCAACAAGTCGCTCAGAAATCCTGGAGGCCATTGCCCAAGGCACCATCAAAATTACGCGACGCCTGATCGAAAACCTGGAAAGCCTGATCTCGCAGAAATCAAGCGAGTCAATGTATCAGGAGTTCTTGAGCAAACACCCTGTTTTTCTGGATCCTCTCGCCTCTGAGGTCATTGCGAGACAAAGACTGGGCTTGGAACATGAGATCGACTACGTAATTCGACGGTACGATGGACGGTACTTGGGCGTCGAAATCGAGAAGCCACAGGATCTCCTGTTCACCGAAAGCAATGACTTCCGAGCCGGCTTCACGCATGCATTCGGCCAGGTTCTTGACTTTCAGCGTTGGGTGGACACGCATGAGGAGTATGCGCGCCACCTCATGCCTGGGATATCCGCTCCGCGGCCTCGTTGTAATGGGCACGAGAGCAGGCTTGAATAA
- the pglX gene encoding BREX-1 system adenine-specific DNA-methyltransferase PglX — protein sequence MEPNLKKILKALSLELRHLLEGWYDAAGGWHAGDLEQRLAGLGVWRARDPLPADEFAHLPAADRTARQVVDAYLALRREAGVARGDAVAEFVRETAYTWANRLLALRCMEARGLIDEVILQRDAYAGRSLEHHRLIRRCPELAVGEDDGLFAALDAAFTRQAERQLALFDPHAPAVALKPSVGALRRCVALLSGLEPLRGNGAATDEVFTAHDALGWAYQYWNTEEKDRVFEKVRTQKGAKIAGADIIPATQLYTEPYMVKFLVQNSLGALWMGMHPASRLYEKWEYYVRDVDRAAVAPKPVREISFLDPACGSGHFHLEAFDLYYDMYLEEGEITDPAEICAAILEHNLYGIDIDERAIQIAEAALWMKAAERAFDFPGAAMNLVATNIRLPKGKDHLQAFLAKHPEDRELRPALEAIFEGLEHADELGSLLQIEEPVERELRYLQAKAEESVDEPEQLVLLPEMERPKQGRLPLGLESYEEWKSRTLARLKVHFFAEAEASDLRQAYFGRFAGKGIILLDLLTRRHDAVATNPPYMSSRTFGRGIAQYLHHAYELAATDLYASFLVRCLQLSRNGGISALVTMNSYLTIGSYSDLRDFLSSQTDIQLCWDLGPYAFSELTDHVKAAMLVTQKAPPSQPAIVLFANLTKYEDKASALLLASNQTRKRQDAFRQLPGAPWAYELSDDMIARFADSRKVGSIISTPSPCQTGDDGRFVCRWWEVPNLGFAGLGEKRRWVGYTMGGVLEKWKRRSLDMIDWSIGARTYYRENSLSRITGEQDWFKPGITYTALCTTTFNARLLEGDAVYDRSGPAVFPQDTNDTYWLLAYLNSKLSAFLLKKLNPTLSYQAGNIKSLPLPEFDQQQRIELSQLAQSCVLAMERINSHFEYSHSFDVGTIIEHASLRSYARDAWYSIMSDYQSLLENESRIERVVQNCFGTNPTDVDQIALLEGLHSYQVGYSAVSSRDRSAIVFEATAELAKSTTEDLRYCEGHWCRTPLEYLSLRFHLDPQSLLDIVRGNVELGGLVVQEWTATFMSVSVLRILGHRWPAQIAVGEPIPDWADPDGIIPLTEGTGEPTLYDRLRDRIATEFPGGNVTAIEAEFAEIMGKPLAQWLAADFFKHHTSQFKKRPIAWQIGSGKFTARRRPAFACLVYYHKLDGSTLAAIQSQYVRPLRGRYETELRGIEAIPVAARSERQAGRRIELEGWIAELRDFDDKLGRVSTEGFASDALAKLIAQEPVDNWCSVDGIKSRPADREALQRQEMAYIPDLNDGVRVNIAPLQKAGLLAADVIAGKDVEKAIADRAEWRADERRWCREGKLARPGWWR from the coding sequence ATGGAACCCAACCTCAAGAAGATCCTCAAGGCGTTGAGCCTGGAGCTGCGTCACCTGCTGGAAGGCTGGTACGACGCAGCAGGCGGCTGGCATGCTGGCGATCTGGAGCAGCGGCTGGCCGGCCTGGGGGTCTGGCGCGCGCGCGATCCGCTGCCGGCGGATGAGTTTGCCCATCTGCCCGCGGCCGACCGCACCGCGCGGCAGGTGGTGGACGCGTACCTGGCGCTGCGCCGCGAGGCGGGCGTGGCGCGCGGCGACGCGGTGGCCGAGTTCGTGCGTGAGACCGCTTATACCTGGGCTAACCGGCTGCTGGCGCTGCGCTGCATGGAGGCGCGCGGGCTGATTGACGAAGTGATCCTCCAGCGGGACGCGTACGCTGGCCGGTCACTGGAACACCACCGGCTGATCCGGCGCTGTCCCGAGCTGGCTGTGGGCGAGGATGACGGGTTGTTCGCCGCCCTGGATGCCGCGTTCACTCGTCAGGCCGAGCGGCAGCTCGCCCTCTTCGATCCCCATGCGCCGGCCGTGGCGCTCAAGCCATCGGTTGGGGCGTTGCGCCGCTGCGTTGCGCTCCTCTCCGGGCTGGAGCCGCTGCGCGGCAACGGCGCGGCGACCGACGAGGTCTTCACGGCGCACGACGCACTGGGCTGGGCCTACCAGTACTGGAACACCGAGGAGAAGGACCGGGTCTTCGAGAAGGTGCGGACGCAGAAGGGGGCAAAGATCGCCGGCGCGGACATCATCCCCGCCACCCAGCTCTACACCGAACCATACATGGTCAAGTTCCTGGTGCAGAACTCGCTGGGCGCGCTGTGGATGGGCATGCACCCGGCATCCAGGCTGTACGAGAAGTGGGAGTATTACGTTCGTGATGTCGACCGCGCGGCCGTGGCGCCCAAGCCGGTGCGGGAGATCAGCTTTCTGGATCCGGCCTGCGGCAGCGGCCACTTCCACCTGGAGGCCTTCGACCTGTACTACGATATGTACCTGGAAGAGGGAGAGATCACCGATCCAGCCGAGATTTGTGCGGCCATTTTGGAGCACAACCTGTACGGCATTGATATTGACGAGCGCGCGATTCAGATCGCGGAGGCTGCGCTGTGGATGAAGGCGGCCGAGCGGGCCTTCGACTTTCCTGGCGCGGCCATGAACCTGGTCGCCACCAACATCCGGCTGCCGAAGGGCAAGGATCACCTGCAGGCGTTCCTGGCGAAGCACCCTGAGGACCGTGAGCTGCGCCCGGCGCTGGAGGCGATCTTCGAGGGGCTGGAACATGCGGACGAGCTTGGGTCGCTGCTGCAAATCGAGGAACCGGTGGAGCGGGAGCTACGGTATCTCCAAGCGAAGGCCGAGGAGTCGGTCGATGAGCCGGAGCAGTTGGTGTTGCTGCCGGAGATGGAACGACCCAAGCAAGGCAGACTGCCGCTGGGATTGGAATCATATGAGGAGTGGAAGAGCCGGACTTTGGCGCGTCTCAAGGTGCATTTCTTCGCAGAAGCTGAGGCTTCAGACTTGCGACAGGCGTACTTTGGTCGGTTTGCAGGCAAGGGCATCATTTTGCTGGACCTTCTCACACGACGTCACGATGCGGTTGCGACTAACCCTCCATATATGAGTAGTAGAACCTTCGGACGAGGGATTGCGCAATATCTCCATCACGCTTACGAACTTGCTGCAACTGATCTGTATGCGTCCTTTCTTGTTCGGTGTCTGCAGTTGAGTCGTAATGGGGGCATTTCAGCGCTTGTCACGATGAACTCCTATTTGACTATTGGTAGCTATTCTGATCTGAGAGACTTCCTCTCCTCTCAGACTGACATTCAACTCTGTTGGGACCTCGGTCCATACGCATTTTCTGAGTTGACCGATCATGTGAAAGCAGCCATGCTAGTCACTCAGAAGGCACCACCTTCGCAGCCCGCGATAGTGTTGTTTGCGAATTTGACAAAGTACGAGGATAAGGCATCCGCTCTACTGCTGGCCAGCAACCAAACCCGCAAGAGACAAGACGCATTCAGGCAATTACCGGGGGCTCCATGGGCCTATGAGTTGTCGGATGACATGATTGCGAGGTTCGCGGATTCACGGAAGGTCGGCTCGATCATCTCGACACCCAGTCCTTGTCAGACGGGGGATGATGGGCGATTTGTTTGCAGATGGTGGGAAGTGCCTAATTTGGGCTTTGCTGGATTGGGCGAAAAGAGGCGCTGGGTGGGATATACAATGGGCGGTGTTCTGGAAAAGTGGAAGCGTCGCAGTCTGGATATGATTGATTGGTCAATTGGAGCAAGGACTTACTATCGTGAGAACAGCCTGTCCAGGATAACAGGCGAGCAAGACTGGTTCAAGCCTGGTATTACCTACACCGCATTATGCACGACGACGTTCAATGCCCGTCTTCTCGAGGGTGATGCGGTTTACGATCGTTCTGGCCCAGCCGTATTTCCCCAAGACACAAACGACACTTACTGGCTACTCGCCTATCTCAACTCGAAACTATCCGCCTTTCTCCTCAAGAAGTTAAACCCTACGCTTTCATATCAGGCCGGCAACATCAAGAGCTTACCCCTTCCGGAATTCGATCAGCAACAAAGAATCGAACTATCTCAGTTGGCTCAGAGTTGCGTCTTGGCGATGGAGAGGATTAACTCCCATTTCGAGTATAGTCATAGCTTTGACGTAGGAACCATCATCGAACACGCCAGCCTCAGATCGTATGCGCGAGATGCCTGGTATTCCATCATGTCCGACTATCAAAGCCTTTTGGAGAATGAAAGCCGAATTGAGCGAGTTGTTCAAAATTGCTTCGGTACGAATCCGACTGATGTTGATCAGATTGCATTACTTGAGGGACTACATTCCTATCAGGTCGGATACTCAGCCGTCTCTTCCCGCGACAGAAGTGCTATTGTTTTTGAGGCAACGGCTGAACTGGCAAAAAGCACAACTGAAGACCTACGTTACTGCGAAGGTCATTGGTGCAGGACCCCTCTAGAGTATTTGAGCCTCAGATTTCATCTCGACCCCCAGAGCTTGTTAGATATCGTCAGGGGTAATGTTGAACTGGGTGGGCTGGTTGTCCAAGAGTGGACAGCAACATTCATGTCTGTCAGTGTTCTACGCATTCTCGGCCACCGTTGGCCCGCGCAGATCGCGGTCGGCGAACCGATCCCTGACTGGGCCGACCCGGACGGCATCATCCCCCTCACCGAAGGCACCGGCGAGCCAACCCTCTACGACCGCCTCCGGGATCGCATCGCAACCGAATTCCCCGGCGGCAACGTTACGGCCATCGAGGCCGAGTTCGCGGAAATCATGGGCAAGCCGCTGGCGCAGTGGCTGGCCGCCGACTTCTTCAAGCACCATACCAGCCAGTTCAAGAAGCGGCCCATCGCCTGGCAGATCGGCAGCGGCAAGTTCACTGCACGACGTCGGCCCGCGTTCGCCTGCCTGGTTTATTATCACAAGCTCGACGGGAGCACGCTGGCAGCTATCCAATCCCAGTACGTCCGCCCCCTGCGCGGCCGTTACGAGACCGAGCTGCGCGGGATCGAGGCGATCCCGGTCGCCGCGCGCAGCGAGCGCCAGGCCGGCCGCCGCATCGAGCTGGAAGGCTGGATCGCTGAGCTGCGCGACTTCGACGACAAACTGGGGCGAGTTTCCACGGAAGGCTTCGCCAGCGATGCCCTGGCAAAGCTGATCGCGCAGGAGCCGGTGGACAACTGGTGCTCAGTTGACGGCATCAAGTCACGGCCGGCCGATCGCGAGGCGCTCCAGCGCCAGGAAATGGCCTACATCCCGGACCTGAACGACGGCGTCCGCGTCAACATCGCGCCGCTGCAAAAAGCCGGCCTGCTCGCCGCGGACGTGATCGCCGGCAAGGACGTCGAGAAGGCCATCGCGGATCGCGCCGAGTGGCGTGCGGACGAGCGTCGCTGGTGCCGCGAGGGGAAGTTGGCGCGGCCGGGGTGGTGGCGGTAG